In the Adlercreutzia equolifaciens DSM 19450 genome, one interval contains:
- a CDS encoding amidohydrolase, with translation MKRLFTNATFVTMVDDVDTADALLVDDDGRIAYIGDAEEGRRLADGAEEVDLGGAAVLPGLIDPHSHFTGALQYLLYADLSECTSFDEITETLKKFAAERNIGPDGVIMGNGYDQNNLVEQRHPDKSILNAVSTDVPVLITHVSNHMGVANDCLLELAGITPTTPDPDGGRYGRINGSGDLDGYAEEPAAMNPLYAVTTPRLGLDFAAMVPDMQRIYLEHGVTTCQDGATAPDMAGVLVSLAKAGLLKMDIVSYPMWGSDVMATLADNAEFDSQHYTGHFRFGGLKMFLDGSPQGLTAWMTEPYTAGPDGEKDWVAYSTMTDEDAIAFAKMAIDSNHQLLCHCNGDAAADQLLRVYEAARDASDNPEKMALRPVMIHAQTARTDQYEKMAEIGMIPSIFASHVWYWGDAHLRNLGPVRGGRVSACGDAERAGLPFTLHTDTPVLRPNLLEAAWCAVNRITKAGVQLDEDQKVTPYAAMRAITYNGAYQYGEEADKGTLETGKLADLVVLDRNPLAVDPREIRDIQVLATIKEGETLYERDAK, from the coding sequence ATGAAACGGCTTTTCACCAACGCCACCTTCGTCACCATGGTCGATGACGTCGACACCGCCGACGCGCTCCTCGTCGACGACGACGGCCGCATCGCCTACATCGGCGACGCCGAGGAGGGCCGCCGTCTCGCCGACGGCGCCGAGGAGGTGGATCTGGGCGGTGCCGCGGTGCTGCCCGGCCTCATCGACCCGCACAGCCACTTCACCGGCGCGCTGCAGTACCTGCTGTACGCCGACCTGTCCGAGTGCACCTCCTTCGACGAGATCACTGAGACGCTGAAGAAGTTCGCCGCCGAGCGCAACATCGGCCCGGACGGCGTCATCATGGGCAACGGCTACGACCAGAACAACCTCGTCGAGCAGCGCCACCCCGACAAGTCCATCCTGAACGCCGTGTCCACCGACGTGCCCGTGCTCATCACGCACGTGTCCAACCACATGGGCGTGGCCAACGACTGCCTGCTCGAGCTGGCCGGCATCACGCCGACGACACCCGATCCGGACGGTGGCCGCTACGGGCGCATCAACGGTTCGGGCGATTTGGACGGCTACGCCGAGGAGCCGGCGGCCATGAACCCGCTCTACGCCGTGACGACCCCCCGTCTGGGGCTGGACTTCGCGGCCATGGTGCCCGACATGCAGCGCATCTACCTGGAGCACGGCGTGACCACCTGCCAGGATGGCGCCACCGCCCCCGACATGGCCGGCGTCCTGGTGAGCCTGGCAAAGGCGGGCCTTCTGAAGATGGACATCGTGAGCTACCCCATGTGGGGCTCGGACGTGATGGCCACGCTCGCCGACAATGCCGAGTTCGATAGTCAGCACTACACCGGGCACTTCCGCTTCGGCGGCCTGAAGATGTTCCTCGACGGCTCCCCCCAGGGGCTCACCGCCTGGATGACCGAGCCCTACACGGCCGGCCCCGACGGCGAGAAGGACTGGGTGGCCTACAGCACCATGACCGACGAGGATGCCATCGCCTTCGCGAAGATGGCCATTGACTCCAACCACCAGCTTCTGTGCCACTGCAACGGCGACGCAGCTGCCGACCAGCTCTTGCGCGTCTACGAAGCGGCGCGGGACGCTTCGGACAACCCGGAGAAGATGGCCCTGCGCCCGGTGATGATCCACGCCCAGACGGCGCGCACCGACCAGTACGAGAAGATGGCCGAGATCGGCATGATCCCCTCGATCTTCGCCTCCCACGTCTGGTACTGGGGCGACGCCCACCTGCGGAACTTAGGACCGGTGCGCGGCGGCCGCGTGAGCGCCTGTGGCGATGCCGAGCGGGCGGGGCTGCCCTTCACGTTGCACACCGACACCCCGGTGCTGCGCCCGAACCTGCTAGAGGCCGCCTGGTGCGCCGTGAACCGCATCACCAAGGCCGGCGTCCAGCTCGACGAGGACCAGAAGGTGACGCCGTATGCGGCCATGCGCGCCATCACCTACAACGGCGCCTACCAGTACGGCGAGGAGGCCGATAAGGGCACCCTCGAGACCGGCAAGCTGGCCGACCTCGTGGTGCTCGACCGCAACCCCTTGGCCGTCGACCCGCGCGAGATCCGCGACATTCAGGTGCTCGCCACCATCAAAGAGGGCGAGACCCTCTACGAGCGCGACGCAAAGTAG
- a CDS encoding BglG family transcription antiterminator gives MNSRQGALLRALLEASDYRTSADYARRLGCSDRTIRTDVKALNAFFEHEGFATRVGRQRGAGLRLSLVPDEENRLVRLLEESETEMHPRYERLCQEMIALTCHPGPHTAESLARRMFRNKQQIQSDLRWWQGMLEVSGLSLSVGRQITVEGPEWTIRGFVMSMLFSFSTAAVRRRILPSLFGTIDPYDRQFLERCIAEMQRDLGFEFSSNAQWQFGVYLCIMVTRIRLGYGLTSWRGADGATPFFAYLKKRLERHFSLAVSDAEMGLLRDMAHCCTWQWSLAAMEAYEPGERARAVTDDIASALENAFGLPLPEDLRKPLAILFESGLARRTCGLVAPNPNEEAVKYETMDGACLLASVLCEVPSLVEADLFSPDYARIALVLLDYLDQAGALRCYRVGLVVNCGIDLALWGAHRIEKLTSRLKVTDVLTENEVLAAVARPNSTLLERFDFLVSFEPLDVDFPSVTVSPGVSRSDVDHIIASVPLWRRGREVHTAWERGTLSVGSSPESLFGSLHERLSADGLIDMPPARFERLVWTLSVVKDRTLVFAWCGSGVRRTGIRIYRLEEGEGAECGQCTMAAVLVAAPGDRADLTPLTQGFKRLVEDYADTSDLVSDDGFFVCFPEPE, from the coding sequence ATGAACAGTAGACAGGGGGCGCTTTTGAGGGCGCTGCTCGAGGCCAGCGATTACCGGACGTCCGCCGATTATGCTCGACGGCTCGGCTGCTCCGATCGCACGATCCGCACTGACGTGAAGGCCCTCAACGCCTTTTTCGAACATGAGGGATTTGCCACGCGGGTGGGCCGGCAGCGCGGCGCCGGCCTGCGGCTCTCGCTCGTGCCCGACGAGGAGAACCGCCTTGTGCGGCTGCTCGAAGAGAGCGAGACCGAGATGCACCCGCGCTACGAGCGGCTGTGCCAGGAGATGATCGCGCTGACATGCCATCCGGGGCCCCATACCGCCGAGAGCCTGGCGCGGCGCATGTTCCGCAACAAGCAGCAGATCCAGTCCGATCTGCGCTGGTGGCAGGGCATGCTCGAGGTGAGCGGGCTCTCGTTGTCCGTCGGGCGCCAGATCACGGTCGAGGGCCCCGAATGGACCATCCGGGGCTTCGTCATGTCCATGCTGTTCTCGTTTTCCACCGCCGCAGTGCGCCGGCGCATCCTGCCGTCGCTGTTCGGGACGATCGACCCTTACGACCGGCAGTTTCTGGAGCGCTGCATCGCCGAGATGCAGCGCGATCTCGGCTTCGAGTTCTCCAGCAACGCGCAGTGGCAGTTCGGCGTGTACCTGTGCATCATGGTGACGCGCATCCGGCTTGGATATGGGCTCACCTCCTGGCGCGGCGCGGACGGGGCCACGCCGTTTTTCGCCTACCTGAAGAAGCGGCTGGAGCGTCACTTCTCGCTTGCGGTGAGCGACGCGGAGATGGGGCTTCTGCGCGACATGGCCCATTGCTGCACGTGGCAGTGGAGCCTGGCCGCCATGGAGGCCTACGAGCCGGGCGAGCGGGCGCGCGCGGTCACCGACGACATCGCCTCGGCCCTCGAGAACGCGTTCGGGCTGCCGCTGCCCGAGGATCTGCGCAAGCCTCTGGCCATCCTGTTCGAGAGCGGCCTTGCGCGGCGCACGTGCGGCCTGGTCGCCCCGAACCCCAACGAGGAGGCCGTGAAGTACGAGACCATGGACGGCGCCTGCCTTCTCGCCTCGGTGCTCTGCGAGGTGCCCTCTCTTGTCGAGGCCGACCTGTTCAGCCCGGATTACGCCCGAATCGCGCTCGTGCTGCTCGACTACCTCGATCAGGCCGGCGCCCTGCGCTGCTACCGCGTGGGGCTTGTGGTGAACTGCGGAATCGATCTGGCCCTGTGGGGCGCGCACCGCATCGAGAAGCTGACGAGCCGTCTCAAGGTGACCGACGTGCTGACGGAAAACGAGGTGCTCGCCGCCGTGGCGCGTCCGAACTCGACGCTGCTCGAGCGCTTCGACTTCCTCGTCTCGTTCGAGCCGCTGGATGTCGATTTCCCCAGCGTGACCGTGTCCCCGGGTGTCAGCCGCAGCGACGTCGACCATATCATCGCCTCGGTGCCGCTCTGGCGGCGGGGCCGGGAGGTGCACACCGCGTGGGAGCGGGGGACGCTTTCGGTGGGATCCTCCCCGGAGAGCCTGTTCGGCTCGCTCCACGAGCGCCTGTCGGCGGACGGGCTCATCGACATGCCGCCTGCACGCTTCGAGCGGCTCGTGTGGACGCTGTCTGTCGTGAAGGATCGCACGCTCGTGTTCGCCTGGTGCGGTTCGGGCGTCCGGAGAACGGGCATACGCATCTATCGCCTGGAAGAGGGCGAGGGCGCCGAGTGCGGGCAGTGCACCATGGCCGCCGTGCTCGTCGCGGCGCCCGGGGACCGGGCGGACCTCACCCCCCTCACGCAGGGATTCAAGCGGCTGGTGGAGGACTACGCCGACACCTCTGACTTGGTGAGCGACGACGGCTTCTTCGTCTGCTTCCCCGAGCCGGAGTAG
- a CDS encoding MFS transporter yields MATTILTAEGATRRTETTAKATYAPLVVLALAQIGTSSDSAAMNLATASLVGTLGATLDDIQMATTLFSLIAGAFMIAGGLIGVTIGLRRTLAIGLSLAALGEITAALSPAIFSFTWGGRVVTGLGVCLVTPSVLGLVAALYQGRQRAIAFGTIAGAAALSTLSPLILGIVMDSSGFRLTFAIMAAYFVVVLCCARLIPRTPASGGHTHFDVAGTVVAALGMGLVLFGVAHLSDWGIASPQKLCPFTLCGLPPTLPAIVVGLVLLGLLVPTERRAQRRGNPLIPRAFVTSPSVRAGLSAVALPFFYMGAVGILATPYLQLVTGFTALQTGMLSLLSGIPMFLLATFLPKLAPHLSSRLIIRVGFIAIACACGLMALGVHAHGVTAALFAGMALGGFGVGAVNSQSNNAVACAVTRKEAEQSGGIQGAARSIGLALGTALAGTFLLLTMAGGFAAQAASAGIDQSYVAPAAETASTLMSDSAFSDEARTWGADAAQVDKLVDVKASAQADAMRLSFGALGLLMAAGLLTTRHLAETAAPRAEQDKAKARRPR; encoded by the coding sequence ATGGCGACAACGATCCTCACCGCCGAGGGCGCAACTCGGCGAACGGAAACAACGGCGAAAGCGACGTACGCGCCCCTGGTCGTTCTCGCTCTCGCCCAGATCGGCACCTCGAGTGACAGCGCGGCGATGAACCTCGCCACGGCGAGCCTGGTGGGGACTTTGGGCGCCACCCTCGACGACATCCAGATGGCGACCACGCTGTTCTCGCTCATCGCCGGTGCGTTCATGATCGCCGGCGGGCTCATCGGCGTGACGATCGGCCTGAGGCGCACACTGGCCATCGGCCTCTCCCTGGCCGCGCTGGGAGAGATCACGGCGGCGCTCTCCCCCGCCATCTTCTCGTTCACCTGGGGCGGGCGCGTTGTCACGGGACTCGGCGTCTGCTTGGTCACGCCCTCGGTGCTCGGCCTGGTCGCGGCGCTCTACCAGGGACGGCAGCGCGCCATCGCGTTCGGCACCATCGCCGGCGCGGCCGCCCTTTCGACGCTCTCGCCCCTGATCCTGGGCATCGTCATGGACTCGTCGGGCTTCCGGCTCACCTTCGCCATCATGGCGGCCTACTTCGTTGTAGTGCTCTGCTGCGCGCGGCTCATCCCCCGCACGCCCGCCTCCGGCGGCCACACGCACTTCGACGTCGCCGGCACCGTCGTGGCCGCCCTCGGCATGGGACTTGTGCTGTTCGGCGTGGCGCACCTGTCGGATTGGGGCATCGCTAGCCCCCAGAAGCTCTGCCCCTTCACCTTGTGCGGGCTGCCCCCCACCCTGCCCGCCATCGTCGTGGGTCTGGTGCTCCTCGGACTGCTCGTTCCCACCGAGCGGCGCGCCCAGCGCCGCGGCAACCCCCTCATACCGCGCGCGTTCGTCACCTCCCCCAGCGTGCGCGCGGGCCTGTCGGCGGTCGCCCTGCCGTTCTTCTACATGGGGGCGGTCGGCATCCTGGCCACGCCCTACCTACAGCTCGTCACCGGGTTCACGGCGCTGCAGACCGGAATGCTCTCGCTCCTGTCGGGCATCCCCATGTTCCTTCTGGCCACCTTTCTCCCCAAGCTCGCGCCGCACCTCTCATCCCGGCTCATCATCCGCGTCGGCTTTATCGCCATCGCCTGCGCGTGCGGACTCATGGCTTTGGGCGTCCACGCGCACGGCGTGACGGCAGCGCTGTTCGCCGGGATGGCCCTCGGCGGCTTCGGGGTGGGCGCCGTCAACTCCCAATCGAACAATGCCGTGGCATGCGCCGTGACCCGCAAAGAGGCCGAGCAATCCGGCGGCATCCAGGGAGCCGCTCGCAGCATCGGGCTCGCCCTTGGTACCGCGCTTGCCGGGACCTTCCTTCTCCTCACCATGGCGGGAGGATTCGCGGCCCAGGCCGCCTCGGCGGGCATCGACCAGAGCTATGTGGCTCCCGCTGCGGAAACCGCCTCGACGCTCATGAGCGACAGCGCCTTTTCCGACGAGGCGAGAACCTGGGGGGCCGACGCCGCGCAGGTCGACAAGCTCGTGGACGTGAAGGCGTCCGCCCAGGCCGACGCCATGCGCCTTTCCTTTGGTGCTCTTGGCCTCCTTATGGCAGCGGGCCTTCTCACCACCCGCCACCTCGCGGAAACCGCCGCGCCGCGCGCCGAGCAAGACAAGGCGAAGGCGAGACGTCCCCGCTGA
- the sstT gene encoding serine/threonine transporter SstT — translation MAVPAVFRKYNEISLIKRILVGLAVGIVLALLIPNVQPWTDIITLLGSLFVGALKAVAPVLVFFLVISALCNAQGAGTMKTVVVLYVISTLVAAIVALIGSEIFPTSLTLDTSSMVEQAAPEGIGEVLTTLLMNIVANPVDALMNANYVGILAWAVVLGIALRAAGERTKEVFTAISDAVSKAVRWVINLAPFGIMGLVYASVSTSGLEIFTEYGHLILVLVACMLIIALVTNPLIVWICTRKNPYPLVLRCLKDSGLTAFFTRSSAANIPVNMELCRKLGLNKDNYSVSIPLGATINMAGAAVTITVMTMAACQTIDLAVDPVTAVILCVLAAVSACGASGVAGGSLLLIPMCCALFGISNDVAMQVVGIGFIIGVIQDSCETGLNSSSDVVFTATAEYRQLIKEGKEVHLGKDSFAYHELS, via the coding sequence TTGGCAGTCCCCGCAGTATTTAGGAAGTACAACGAGATCAGCCTCATCAAGCGCATTCTCGTTGGCCTTGCCGTTGGCATCGTCTTGGCGCTGCTCATCCCGAATGTGCAGCCTTGGACTGACATCATCACGCTTCTGGGCTCGCTGTTCGTCGGCGCGTTGAAGGCCGTCGCCCCCGTGCTCGTGTTCTTCCTGGTCATCAGTGCCCTTTGCAACGCCCAGGGCGCCGGCACCATGAAGACCGTCGTCGTGCTCTACGTCATCAGCACGCTTGTCGCGGCCATTGTCGCCCTCATCGGCAGCGAGATCTTCCCGACGTCCCTCACGCTCGACACCTCATCCATGGTGGAGCAGGCCGCGCCCGAGGGCATCGGAGAAGTGCTCACCACGCTGCTCATGAACATCGTGGCCAACCCGGTGGACGCGCTTATGAACGCCAACTACGTGGGCATCCTCGCCTGGGCCGTGGTGCTCGGCATCGCCTTGCGCGCCGCCGGCGAGCGCACCAAGGAAGTGTTCACCGCCATCTCCGACGCCGTCTCCAAGGCCGTGCGCTGGGTCATCAATTTGGCTCCCTTCGGCATCATGGGCCTGGTGTACGCCTCGGTGAGCACCTCGGGCCTGGAGATCTTCACCGAGTACGGCCACCTCATTCTGGTGCTCGTGGCCTGCATGCTCATCATCGCGCTGGTCACCAACCCCCTCATCGTGTGGATCTGCACCCGCAAGAACCCCTATCCGCTCGTCCTGCGCTGCCTGAAGGACTCCGGCCTCACCGCCTTCTTCACTCGCAGCTCTGCCGCCAACATCCCGGTGAACATGGAGCTGTGCCGTAAGCTCGGCCTGAACAAGGACAACTACTCGGTGTCCATCCCGCTGGGCGCCACCATCAATATGGCCGGCGCGGCGGTTACCATCACGGTCATGACCATGGCCGCCTGCCAGACCATCGATCTGGCGGTCGACCCGGTGACGGCCGTCATCCTGTGCGTGCTGGCCGCCGTGTCCGCCTGCGGCGCGTCGGGCGTGGCCGGCGGGTCGCTTCTGCTCATCCCCATGTGCTGCGCGCTGTTCGGCATCAGCAACGATGTCGCCATGCAGGTTGTCGGCATCGGCTTCATCATCGGCGTCATCCAGGATTCCTGCGAGACGGGCCTGAACTCCTCTTCCGACGTGGTGTTCACGGCCACCGCCGAGTACCGCCAGCTCATCAAGGAGGGCAAGGAAGTGCACCTGGGCAAGGACTCCTTCGCCTACCACGAGCTTTCCTAA
- a CDS encoding N-acetylmuramoyl-L-alanine amidase — translation MKLYVICGHGNGDPGSSGGGETESDLVRRLAKRMKALGGASVEVLDTSKNWYAQGLVNSALKKKVGRNPVVELHLDAANGSARGGHVIIDADLSADANDKALADYISKKFPGRSEKLVKRNNLANLNRAQAQGINYRLLECCFIDNKGDRETIIADMDEVAAGILAAFGIGRGKAVGKWKRNDRGWWYDNGDGTWPKNRWLKLDAWYWFDSNGYAAQSCCLKIAGKWYAFGPDCRMLTSVEVNKNGDLAL, via the coding sequence ATGAAGTTGTACGTCATCTGCGGCCATGGCAACGGCGACCCCGGCAGCTCCGGCGGCGGCGAGACCGAGTCCGATCTGGTGCGCCGACTCGCCAAGCGCATGAAGGCGCTGGGCGGCGCGTCAGTGGAGGTGCTGGACACCTCGAAGAACTGGTACGCCCAGGGGCTTGTGAACTCCGCGCTGAAGAAGAAGGTCGGCCGGAATCCCGTCGTGGAGCTGCACCTGGACGCCGCCAACGGCAGCGCCAGGGGCGGCCACGTCATCATCGACGCCGACCTGTCGGCTGACGCGAACGACAAGGCCCTTGCCGACTACATCTCGAAGAAGTTCCCCGGCCGCTCCGAGAAGCTGGTCAAGCGGAACAACCTCGCGAACCTGAACCGCGCCCAGGCGCAGGGAATAAACTACCGCCTATTGGAGTGCTGCTTCATCGACAACAAGGGCGACCGAGAGACGATCATCGCGGACATGGACGAGGTTGCCGCCGGCATCCTGGCGGCGTTCGGCATCGGGAGAGGAAAAGCCGTGGGCAAGTGGAAGCGCAACGACAGGGGCTGGTGGTACGACAACGGGGACGGCACCTGGCCGAAGAACCGGTGGCTCAAGCTGGACGCCTGGTACTGGTTCGATTCCAACGGCTACGCGGCCCAGTCGTGCTGCCTCAAGATCGCCGGCAAGTGGTACGCCTTCGGGCCGGACTGCCGGATGCTGACGAGCGTCGAGGTCAACAAGAACGGCGACCTGGCTCTTTAA
- a CDS encoding phage holin family protein: MGVIDWHPIAVAAVMIAMDMLTGFAGAAKDHAIESGKMRAGLWHKAGFFGLIALAAVWEVGSVWLNAETAGAGVSVPEIPAVGAVCTFVVATEVVSILENLCVLNPDIASLPVVKRLKPHEPERPGIAVEVEEDETLPKGA, encoded by the coding sequence ATGGGAGTCATCGACTGGCACCCCATCGCCGTCGCGGCGGTGATGATCGCCATGGACATGCTCACGGGCTTCGCCGGGGCCGCGAAGGATCACGCCATCGAGTCGGGCAAGATGCGCGCCGGCCTCTGGCACAAGGCGGGCTTCTTCGGGCTGATCGCCCTGGCCGCCGTCTGGGAGGTGGGCAGCGTGTGGCTCAACGCCGAGACGGCGGGTGCGGGCGTGTCCGTGCCCGAGATTCCCGCCGTTGGAGCTGTCTGCACCTTCGTCGTGGCGACCGAGGTCGTCTCGATCTTGGAGAACCTTTGCGTCCTGAACCCCGACATCGCGTCCCTCCCCGTCGTGAAGCGGCTGAAGCCCCACGAGCCGGAGCGCCCCGGCATCGCCGTTGAGGTGGAAGAGGACGAGACCTTGCCGAAGGGGGCTTAG
- a CDS encoding CD1375 family protein: protein MAAVYVRLIKAGKMALGDVPARWREAVAAKLEEGQTEGDGA from the coding sequence ATGGCAGCCGTGTACGTGAGGCTCATCAAGGCCGGCAAGATGGCCCTCGGGGACGTCCCCGCCCGTTGGCGCGAGGCCGTGGCGGCTAAGCTGGAAGAGGGGCAGACCGAGGGAGATGGGGCCTAA
- a CDS encoding Gp37-like protein, translated as MENLEVFALDARMRRASGSIPYASLQWSRRFRKPGQFSMQVSRDVYDPSWAYIYCDDRPETGIIQKVQTDDDDFNSEASAGVDIVTLSGFFLEGRLNDFVFLVEDVEDFNWKYTPPPTRSFDPAPRDDPKAWASSGGFIYTEGPSGELSGYDPVNHVQKPLASSVANGDGSVTVTDLTGATYTVHPIEYRNTPNYYLYTDTDDDGSHLYSIGFDGTSATTPDTGEWSTWVTDASGSTWRKWNDDPDGPWFRTSGVATREKVASQYEQTEEYKYFTRLKNWRTSTDEGWSKVQIRGPWQRTELGDSSRADDVAVHLTDYVQMFFQDTMHYAEPIFACSKRAINPSLKRLGDLVYAELESDDASCRIVYNFEQDSYLFEIWKGVDRTQSQSLNPWAVFSDEWGTLWDYSASIDTSNYRNTCYVLYDFEEPVDVVSVYEKSVLNARSKIENDYTSPIDPGALKGYAVRYKHSRGYVIARLADGLNDSEVYLDIRNEKPDFDGEWPRGVVDEMPSISDVKAKYASYIATFEDRGIDHLRANYGAVVNFDTGTLSPEDYMERWDLGDRVDMAVNALGLSSEAVIVGIDETYDADKAEIRPIIGDELLTHEQRNALV; from the coding sequence ATGGAAAATCTCGAGGTGTTCGCTCTCGACGCTCGGATGCGGAGAGCGAGCGGGTCAATTCCTTACGCATCGCTGCAATGGTCGCGCAGGTTTCGCAAGCCCGGGCAGTTCTCCATGCAGGTATCACGCGATGTGTACGATCCGTCATGGGCTTATATCTATTGCGACGATAGGCCAGAAACTGGCATAATCCAGAAGGTGCAGACAGATGACGACGACTTCAACTCGGAAGCATCTGCTGGAGTTGACATTGTGACACTTAGCGGGTTCTTTCTCGAGGGCAGGCTTAACGACTTCGTGTTCCTCGTCGAGGATGTCGAAGATTTTAACTGGAAGTACACCCCGCCGCCAACCAGATCGTTCGATCCGGCACCGAGGGACGATCCGAAGGCGTGGGCGTCAAGCGGCGGCTTCATCTACACTGAAGGGCCAAGCGGAGAGCTTTCCGGGTACGATCCCGTAAACCACGTGCAGAAGCCGCTTGCATCGTCGGTTGCCAATGGCGACGGGTCGGTCACGGTAACCGATCTCACCGGAGCGACCTACACCGTCCATCCGATTGAGTACCGCAATACACCGAACTACTACCTCTACACAGACACAGACGACGACGGCAGCCATCTCTACAGCATTGGATTTGATGGGACTTCGGCCACGACACCTGACACGGGCGAGTGGTCTACGTGGGTCACAGACGCGTCCGGGAGCACGTGGAGGAAATGGAACGACGATCCTGACGGCCCGTGGTTCAGAACGTCGGGAGTGGCGACTCGCGAGAAGGTGGCGTCGCAGTACGAGCAGACGGAGGAATACAAGTATTTCACCAGGCTCAAAAATTGGAGGACAAGCACAGACGAAGGCTGGAGCAAGGTTCAGATCAGAGGCCCTTGGCAGCGCACAGAACTCGGAGACTCGTCAAGGGCCGACGATGTCGCTGTGCATCTGACAGACTACGTGCAGATGTTCTTCCAAGACACCATGCACTACGCAGAGCCGATATTCGCGTGCTCGAAACGTGCCATCAACCCATCGCTCAAGCGCCTCGGCGATCTCGTCTACGCCGAGTTGGAATCCGACGACGCTTCATGCCGAATCGTGTACAACTTCGAACAGGACAGTTATCTTTTCGAGATTTGGAAGGGCGTAGACCGCACGCAGTCACAGTCGCTCAATCCGTGGGCCGTGTTCTCCGACGAATGGGGAACGCTCTGGGACTACTCCGCATCGATCGACACGTCCAACTACCGAAATACATGCTATGTCCTCTATGATTTCGAAGAGCCGGTAGACGTTGTCTCTGTCTACGAGAAATCAGTCCTGAATGCCCGCTCGAAGATTGAGAACGACTACACGTCTCCAATCGATCCAGGTGCCCTAAAGGGATATGCGGTTCGTTACAAGCACTCGCGTGGGTACGTTATAGCGCGGCTGGCCGATGGGCTGAACGACTCCGAGGTGTACCTGGACATTCGCAATGAAAAGCCCGATTTCGACGGTGAATGGCCGCGTGGTGTCGTTGACGAGATGCCATCGATTTCTGACGTCAAGGCAAAGTACGCGAGCTACATCGCAACTTTCGAAGATCGAGGAATCGACCATCTCAGGGCAAACTATGGTGCTGTAGTCAACTTCGATACAGGTACCCTCAGCCCCGAAGACTACATGGAAAGATGGGATCTGGGCGATAGGGTCGATATGGCCGTCAACGCATTGGGACTTTCTAGCGAGGCCGTCATTGTCGGCATCGACGAGACCTACGATGCCGACAAGGCCGAGATCAGACCGATCATCGGAGACGAATTGCTGACTCACGAGCAAAGAAATGCGCTCGTTTGA
- a CDS encoding phage distal tail protein produces the protein MADDITMRVVRSDGAQMVFDGASSGWGIEQGDSSEWATLDQTVKTSPNIIRDGVARVSKRLDDKDRTVTAYYFGSEPEAKVRARAISFFNPKYEFRVYKTYLGVTRWYEGDLLAFAIEDNAASIMPTIKFTILSMDVYYRDADRNERPFGSSTPRLGFPFVSHLASDKRRPRDHPAGFVVSELVYSGLNTVWNTGDVPCWYRVEIRAKGEIVNPKIDKDGKFVQLNTVLVEGDVAIIDFESSPPKVTVNGVNAIALASRDSKFTGMQMQVGKNKFRFDCDNQDSRALAEVRVLFHRLYLGV, from the coding sequence ATGGCTGACGATATCACGATGCGCGTCGTCAGGAGCGACGGCGCGCAGATGGTGTTCGACGGCGCATCTTCAGGATGGGGCATCGAACAGGGCGATTCCTCGGAATGGGCGACGCTCGATCAGACCGTCAAGACGTCTCCGAACATCATCCGCGACGGCGTGGCGCGCGTGTCGAAGAGGCTCGACGACAAGGATCGGACGGTCACCGCCTACTATTTCGGCAGCGAGCCGGAGGCGAAGGTGAGGGCGCGCGCAATCTCCTTCTTCAACCCGAAGTACGAGTTCCGGGTGTACAAGACCTATCTCGGAGTCACTAGGTGGTACGAAGGAGACCTGCTGGCGTTCGCCATCGAGGACAACGCCGCATCGATCATGCCCACGATCAAGTTCACGATCCTGTCAATGGACGTCTACTACCGCGACGCCGACCGCAACGAACGTCCATTCGGATCCTCCACCCCGCGACTCGGTTTCCCGTTCGTTTCGCACCTCGCGAGCGACAAGAGGCGCCCCCGAGACCATCCCGCCGGGTTCGTCGTCAGCGAGCTTGTCTATTCCGGGCTCAACACGGTGTGGAACACCGGCGATGTCCCATGCTGGTACCGCGTCGAGATCAGGGCCAAGGGCGAGATTGTCAACCCAAAGATCGACAAGGACGGAAAGTTCGTTCAGCTAAACACCGTCCTTGTCGAGGGGGATGTCGCCATCATCGATTTCGAGTCATCTCCACCGAAAGTTACCGTTAACGGCGTCAACGCCATCGCTCTGGCGTCGCGGGACAGCAAGTTCACTGGGATGCAAATGCAGGTCGGAAAAAACAAGTTCCGCTTCGATTGCGACAACCAAGACAGCAGGGCGCTTGCTGAAGTTCGCGTTCTCTTCCACCGTCTCTATCTGGGGGTGTGA